The Corallococcus exiguus genome has a window encoding:
- the tatB gene encoding Sec-independent protein translocase protein TatB: protein MFNIGAGEMVFILVAALIVLGPQRLPELARAIGKFMREFRRQTDDVRNVVEREFYSMDEEFNRMPPTRPGTRVPSPPPELAPSSLPGAAPANVLAEPAPALTATVDPENVPAPAEAAVDADPATGTQAAAETGAAPAQDENGLPQLAPIPGTVARNAPKRS from the coding sequence ATGTTCAACATCGGCGCAGGCGAAATGGTGTTCATCCTGGTGGCCGCGCTGATCGTGCTCGGCCCCCAGCGGCTGCCTGAGCTGGCGCGGGCCATTGGCAAGTTCATGCGCGAGTTCCGCCGGCAGACGGACGACGTGCGCAACGTGGTGGAGCGCGAGTTCTACTCCATGGACGAGGAATTCAACCGCATGCCCCCGACGCGTCCGGGCACGCGCGTGCCGTCCCCTCCGCCGGAGCTCGCCCCGTCCTCCCTTCCGGGCGCGGCCCCCGCCAACGTGCTCGCCGAGCCCGCCCCCGCGCTCACCGCGACGGTGGACCCCGAGAACGTTCCCGCGCCCGCCGAGGCCGCCGTGGACGCTGATCCCGCCACCGGCACGCAGGCCGCGGCGGAGACGGGGGCGGCGCCGGCGCAGGACGAGAACGGCCTTCCGCAACTCG